A single region of the Marinobacter nanhaiticus D15-8W genome encodes:
- a CDS encoding 3-deoxy-7-phosphoheptulonate synthase gives MSQKQLENINVASQEALITPEALKQEMPLSDKAAETVAAGRETINNILDGKDHRIFVVVGPCSIHDVKAAHEYAQKLKALADEIGDTVYIVMRVYFEKPRTTIGWKGLINDPHLNDSFDIEQGLHIGRRLLLDIAELGLPAATEALDPISPQYLQDTISWSAIGARTTESQTHREMSSGLSMPIGFKNGTDGSLDVAVNAMKSVSHPHSFLGIDQKGQVSIVRTRGNAYGHVVLRGGGGKPNYDSVSIALCEQELEKAGLRNALVVDCSHANSNKDPGIQPLVVQDVAHQIMEGNTSILGLMVESHLNWGNQSIPENLADLKYGVSITDACIDWPTTEKTLRELRDKLKDVLPKRAAQ, from the coding sequence ATGTCTCAAAAGCAGCTTGAAAACATCAACGTCGCCAGCCAGGAGGCGTTGATCACCCCCGAAGCCCTGAAACAGGAAATGCCCCTGTCCGACAAGGCTGCCGAAACCGTAGCCGCTGGCCGGGAAACCATCAACAACATCCTCGATGGCAAGGATCACCGGATTTTCGTCGTTGTCGGCCCTTGTTCCATCCACGATGTGAAGGCCGCGCACGAGTATGCGCAAAAGCTCAAGGCATTGGCCGACGAGATCGGCGACACCGTGTATATCGTGATGCGAGTCTACTTCGAGAAGCCTCGAACGACGATCGGCTGGAAAGGCCTGATCAACGACCCTCACCTGAACGACTCGTTCGACATCGAGCAGGGCCTGCATATCGGTCGTCGCCTACTACTGGATATTGCGGAACTGGGTCTGCCGGCGGCGACTGAAGCGCTTGATCCGATCTCGCCCCAGTACCTGCAGGACACGATTTCCTGGTCGGCCATTGGCGCCCGGACTACCGAGTCCCAGACCCATCGTGAGATGAGTAGTGGCCTGTCCATGCCGATCGGCTTCAAGAACGGGACCGATGGCAGTCTCGACGTGGCCGTCAACGCCATGAAGTCCGTCTCACACCCCCATAGTTTTCTGGGCATCGACCAGAAAGGCCAGGTGTCGATCGTCCGTACCCGCGGCAACGCCTATGGCCACGTGGTCCTGCGCGGCGGTGGCGGCAAACCGAACTACGACTCCGTAAGCATCGCCCTGTGCGAGCAGGAACTGGAGAAGGCCGGCCTGCGCAACGCGCTGGTGGTGGATTGCAGTCACGCCAACTCGAACAAGGATCCAGGCATCCAGCCCCTGGTCGTCCAGGACGTAGCCCACCAGATAATGGAAGGTAACACCTCAATCCTCGGATTGATGGTGGAAAGCCACCTCAACTGGGGTAATCAGTCCATCCCCGAGAACCTGGCCGACCTGAAGTACGGCGTATCGATCACCGACGCCTGTATCGACTGGCCGACGACCGAGAAGACGCTGCGGGAGCTGCGTGACAAGCTGAAGGATGTCTTGCCTAAGCGGGCGGCTCAATAG
- the cysG gene encoding siroheme synthase CysG: protein MTLTVSLRIDHPVVGCIGIGPRLLAKARACAEQGARIVWIGHDELPDEAPPSSVVADIPAAGTPLVGADYGLLLIDTGVVEDDAAWIARVEEGLPVWSPVDHPRAQVQFPATLQRGPLRITVDTGGRWPTVASWLRQKLDTLLPEGLGNVLQQMTRKGDLSDRLTTPHQRRSFWYQLLDGNLVARAHQMPASDLSDSLESAIRKAASGSGRGEVFLVGAGPGDPDLLTLKALRIIAQADVVLYDRLVSREILARVRADAEMIHVGKQRSNHTLPQHEINERLVELARKGRTVVRLKGGDPFIFGRGGEEIETLAEAGVAFQVVPGITAASGCSAYAGIPLTHRDYAQSVRFVTGHLKNDTCDLPWKDFVQNNQTLVFYMGLVGLPIIVRELVAHGMPADMPVALVSKGTTPEQVVVTGQIDSIVEKVEASEVKAPTLIVIGEVVKLRDKLDWIGQSV from the coding sequence CGGTCGTCGGTTGTATTGGCATCGGCCCACGTTTGTTGGCGAAGGCGCGCGCGTGCGCGGAGCAGGGTGCACGCATTGTCTGGATCGGTCACGATGAATTGCCCGACGAGGCGCCCCCTTCGAGCGTCGTGGCGGATATTCCCGCGGCCGGTACCCCCCTTGTTGGGGCCGATTATGGCTTGCTGTTGATCGATACCGGTGTAGTCGAAGATGATGCGGCTTGGATTGCTCGGGTGGAAGAAGGCTTGCCGGTGTGGTCGCCGGTGGATCACCCCCGGGCGCAGGTGCAGTTTCCGGCGACGCTCCAGCGGGGCCCGCTGCGCATCACCGTCGATACCGGGGGCCGTTGGCCCACGGTAGCCAGTTGGCTGCGGCAAAAGCTGGATACGCTGTTGCCGGAAGGGTTGGGCAATGTGCTCCAGCAGATGACGCGTAAGGGCGATCTGTCCGACCGCCTGACCACGCCGCATCAGCGCCGGAGCTTCTGGTACCAGTTGTTGGATGGCAACCTGGTCGCCCGCGCGCATCAAATGCCCGCCTCGGATTTGTCCGATTCCCTTGAGAGTGCGATCCGCAAGGCCGCGTCAGGCTCGGGGCGTGGCGAAGTCTTCCTTGTCGGCGCCGGTCCCGGCGATCCTGACCTACTGACCCTCAAGGCCCTCCGAATTATCGCCCAAGCGGATGTGGTGCTATACGACCGTTTGGTATCGAGGGAAATCCTGGCGCGTGTCCGCGCCGACGCCGAAATGATCCATGTCGGCAAACAGCGCTCGAACCACACACTGCCTCAGCATGAGATCAACGAACGTCTGGTGGAACTGGCCAGGAAAGGGCGGACCGTGGTCCGATTGAAAGGGGGGGACCCTTTCATTTTCGGGCGTGGTGGCGAGGAAATAGAAACCCTGGCCGAAGCTGGCGTTGCCTTTCAGGTGGTGCCTGGTATAACGGCGGCCTCCGGTTGCTCTGCCTATGCTGGCATTCCGCTAACACACCGCGATTATGCGCAATCCGTTCGTTTTGTAACGGGCCATCTCAAGAACGATACCTGCGACCTGCCGTGGAAGGATTTCGTTCAAAACAACCAGACCCTGGTGTTTTACATGGGCCTCGTCGGCCTCCCGATTATCGTGCGGGAATTGGTCGCCCACGGGATGCCGGCGGATATGCCGGTAGCACTGGTTTCCAAGGGTACCACGCCGGAACAGGTAGTCGTGACAGGGCAGATCGATTCCATCGTGGAAAAGGTCGAGGCCAGCGAGGTGAAAGCGCCAACGTTGATTGTTATCGGCGAGGTGGTGAAGCTTCGGGATAAGCTGGACTGGATTGGGCAGTCCGTTTAA